Proteins encoded together in one Anguilla anguilla isolate fAngAng1 chromosome 9, fAngAng1.pri, whole genome shotgun sequence window:
- the LOC118235884 gene encoding rho GTPase-activating protein 22-like, with product MGLACFKSWKYDSAARKGGNRDVPVSPGSYFFLSNSCGQGEEWLKTLNKGVWIPFTGVFGQRLEETVVYERRYGEHAAPLVVEQCVAFIRERGLQEVGLFRQPGQATLVKELQDAFDAGEKPSFDSSTDVHTVASLLKLYLRELPEPVVPFSRYQDFLLCGKHILIDRKQGLLELKGLLHELPVANFNLLHYICQFLNEVQSHSSSNKMSTPNLATVFGPNILRPKAEDPESIIGGAAVVQQLMSELIREFSLLFVRERDAWPGSSPFTEGLCMDPAAQPHCSCPTPGPGSEGLPLSPRAAEAGPPQSPPGEAAICRQSETEPRPFDTPSLGSPVDPLYENFLLSCYQTPPPPPSVPTATARQGCPAPGGAVGWVGGGGRGRSAGGGLRERRRASDAHESTLSVYDNMDAGGSGARARTPEREDAATSADSSSWSSCELLVEDPAAGGLPSLRTDPEERRVNSPASSALTDAPLSSGSSEVFLPSAPPDTPGAPAPHAPSNAMHCILAGLRQQMARQRLEFESRIKSLEQRNEALLAEVSGLRASLEQQRRWYSVVEIKMRNAERGRADADRRNAALQAEMEQFFDTFGELGGEARKAERIVQSF from the exons ATGGGGCTCGCCTGCTTCAAGTCCTGGAAGTACGATAGCGCCGCGCGGAAAG GTGGGAACCGGGACGTGCCAGTCAGCCCCGGGTCCTACTTCTTCCTGTCCAACAGCTGTGGTCAAGGTGAGGAGTGGCTGAAGACCCTCAACAAGGGCGTGTGGATACCCTTCACAG GAGTGTTTGGCCAGCGGCTGGAGGAGACGGTGGTGTACGAGCGGCGGTACGGCGAGCATGCGGCGCCCCTGGTGGTGGAGCAGTGCGTGGCGTTCATCCGCGAGCGCGGCCTCCAGGAGGTGGGGCTCTTCCGCCAGCCCGGCCAGGCCACGCTGGTCAAGGAGCTGCAGGACGCCTTCGACGCCGGGGAGAAGCCCTCCTTCGACAG CAGTACGGACGTACACACAGTGGCCTCTCTGCTGAAACTCTACCTGAGGGAGCTGCCTGAACCTGTGGTGCCTTTTTCCCGTTACCAGGACTTCCTGCTCTGCGGGAAACACATCCTCATTGACAGGAAGCAG GGTCTTTTAGAGTTGAAAGGACTCTTGCATGAACTTCCTGTGGCCAACTTCAACCTACTGCACTACATCTGCCA GTTTTTGAACGAGGTTCAGTCCCACTCCAGCAGCAACAAAATGAGCACCCCGAACCTGGCCACCGTGTTCGGACCCAACATCCTGCGCCCCAAAGCAGAGGACCCCGAAAGCATCAtcggag gagcAGCCGTGGTGCAGCAGCTGATGTCAGAGCTAATCAGAGAGTTCAGCCTCCTGTTCGTCAGGGAGAGAGACGCCTGgccaggctcctcccccttcacGGAGGGGCTCTGCATGGACCCCGCGGCCCAGCCGCACTGCTCCTGCCCCACCCCCGGCCCGGGCAGCGAGGGGCTCCCCCTGTCCCCACGAGCGGCCGAGGCAGGGCCTCCCCAGAGCCCCCCCGGTGAAGCCGCGATCTGCCGCCAGTCCGAGacggagccccgccccttcgACACGCCCTCCCTCGGCAGCCCCGTCGACCCTCTGTACGAAAACTTCCTCCTGTCCTGCTaccagacccctccccctccaccttcc GTTCCCACAGCGACAGCACGGCAAGGCTGCCCCGCGCCGGGCGGCGCCGTCGgctgggtgggtggaggggggaggggccggtcGGCGGGGGGCGGTCTGCGAGAGAGGCGCAGGGCGAGCGACGCCCACGAGAGCACCCTGTCCGTGTACGACAACATGGACGCCGGCGGGAGCGGCGCCCGGGCGCGTACCCCGGAGCGCGAGGACGCCGCCACCAGCGCCGACTCCAGCTCCTGGTCCTCCTGCGAGCTCCTGGTGGAGGACCCCGCCGCCGGCGGTCTCCCCTCCCTCAGAACCGACCCCGAGGAGCGCCGCGTCAActcccccgcctcctccgcccTCACCGACGCCCCCctcagcagcggcagcagcgaGGTCTTCCTGCCCTCGGCCCCCCCGGACACCCCCGGGGCCCCCGCCCCTCACGCCCCCTCCAACGCCATGCACTGCATCCTGGCCGGGCTCCGGCAGCAGATGGCGAGGCAGAGGCTGGAGTTTGAGTCCCGGATCAAAAG cctgGAGCAGAGGAACGAGGCCCTGCTGGCCGAGGTGTCGGGGCTGCGGGCCAGCCTGGAGCAGCAGCGGCGCTGGTACAGCGTGGTGGAGATAAAGATGCGCAACGCGGAGCGCGGCCGGGCCGACGCCGACCGCCGCAACGCCGCCCTGCAGGCCGAGATGGAGCAGTTCTTCGACACCTTCGGCGAGCTGGGCGGCGAGGCCCGGAAGGCCGAGCGCATCGTGCAGAGCTTCtga